The Vitis riparia cultivar Riparia Gloire de Montpellier isolate 1030 chromosome 3, EGFV_Vit.rip_1.0, whole genome shotgun sequence genome includes a region encoding these proteins:
- the LOC117909149 gene encoding stemmadenine O-acetyltransferase-like, whose product MGVQMLSTKLIKPSSPTPSHLRTLKLSPIDQLFTYTAKPSTSYHYSADSSSSSSSRSEDVERRARLETSLSETLTRFYPLAGRYIKDGHSVDCNDEGAEYLEAKVEGQLSQLLSRRDEMIYQLVHLSGGQSTSPIASIQITRFDCGGLVIGVRIHHIVTDGFTAASFVTAWATASREGVGKLIFPTFGLTSFFPENDLPILKPRPPPKISETNKVVTRRFVFDGAKISSLKARAHDPRFQREPSRVAVVTALIWRALMGVSKAKHGRLRTSLASHSINLRPKIVPPLPPLCCGNLTTRYKARFMADDSNGELPDLKELVGLLRDATKSNAAMPREDMYSTVIKSRNELHEDMEDEEVDVFLFSSWSRLSFHEADFGWGKPVWVSKIHFPADQIFLLDGEGGDGIDAWVGLNQQDMLQLQQDGDILAFTCSV is encoded by the exons ATGGGGGTCCAGATGCTGTCTACCAAGCTGATAAAACCATCATCTCCAACGCCATCCCACCTCCGGACCTTGAAACTATCCCCTATTGACCAACTATTTACATATACAGCCAAGCCGTCTACTAGTTATCACTACTCTGCcgacagcagcagcagcagcagcagcagaagTGAAGATGTTGAAAGACGAGCCCGCTTGGAGACATCACTGTCAGAGACCCTAACTCGTTTTTACCCGCTAGCCGGAAGATACATCAAAGATGGTCACTCGGTTGATTGTAACGACGAAGGGGCTGAGTATTTGGAG GCCAAAGTAGAGGGCCAACTCAGTCAACTTCTAAGCAGGAGAGATGAGATGATCTACCAACTGGTTCATTTATCAGGTGGACAATCAACAAGTCCCATAGCATCGATTCAGATCACCAGGTTTGATTGCGGAGGACTAGTCATTGGAGTTCGCATTCATCACATCGTTACTGATGGATTCACTGCGGCTAGCTTTGTCACCGCTTGGGCTACTGCAAGCAGAGAAGGCGTaggtaaattaatttttcctacTTTCGGCTTGACTTCTTTCTTCCCGGAGAATGATTTACCTATACTGAAGCCAAGGCCTCCCCCGAAAATTTCTGAAACGAATAAGGTCGTGACCAGGAGGTTTGTGTTTGATGGGGCCAAAATATCGTCCCTCAAGGCCAGAGCTCATGACCCCAGGTTCCAAAGGGAGCCTTCACGGGTGGCGGTGGTGACAGCCCTGATATGGAGAGCTCTCATGGGTGTAAGCAAGGCAAAACATGGACGCTTGAGGACTTCTCTAGCCTCCCATAGCATAAACTTGCGGCCAAAAATCGTCCCACCATTACCGCCCTTGTGCTGTGGAAACCTCACTACAAGGTATAAAGCCAGATTCATGGCGGACGATAGCAACGGGGAGTTGCCTGATTTGAAGGAGTTGGTGGGTTTACTAAGAGATGCCACAAAATCCAATGCAGCAATGCCTCGCGAGGATATGTACTCGACGGTGATAAAATCCAGGAATGAGTTACACGAAGATATGGAGGACGAAGAAGTAGATGTGTTTCTGTTCAGTAGCTGGAGTAGGCTGTCTTTCCACGAAGCTGATTTTGGTTGGGGGAAGCCTGTTTGGGTgagtaaaattcattttcctgcTGACCAAATTTTTCTGTTGGACGGTGAAGGTGGTGATGGCATTGACGCATGGGTGGGGCTGAACCAACAAGACATGCTTCAGCTCCAGCAAGATGGCGACATTTTGGCCTTCACTTGCTCTGTCTAG
- the LOC117911556 gene encoding acetyl-CoA-benzylalcohol acetyltransferase-like has protein sequence MEVQMLSTKLIKPSSPTPSHLRTLKLSPIDQLFTYTVKPSSICYYSAESSSSRSEDGERLNRLETSLSETLTLFYPLAGRYIKDSHSVDCNDEGVEYLEAKVEGQLSQLLSRRDEMLYQLVRLSGGESTSPVTSIQITRFDCGGLVIGVRIHHIVTDGFSAASFVSSWATASREGIGKLIFPTFGLTSFFPENDLPMLKPRPPPKISGTNEVVTRRFVFDGAKIPSLKARAHDPSFQREPSRVEVVIALIWRALMGVSKAKHGRLRTSLASLSMNLRPKIVPPLPPLCCGNLIARLKARFMADDSNGELPDLKDLVGLLRGVTKSNAAVPREDVYSTVIKSRNELHEALEEEEVDVFMFTSWGRLPFYEADFGWGKPVWVSKIPLPAEQIFLLDGEGGDGIDAWVGLNKQDMLQLQQDGDILAFTSSV, from the coding sequence ATGGAGGTCCAGATGCTGTCTACCAAGCTGATAAAACCATCATCTCCCACGCCATCCCACCTCCGGACCTTGAAACTATCCCCTATTGACCAACTATTTACATATACAGTCAAGCCGTCTTCTATTTGCTACTACTCTGCCGAGAGCAGCAGCAGCAGAAGTGAAGATGGTGAAAGACTTAACCGCTTGGAGACATCACTGTCAGAGACCCTGACTCTTTTCTACCCGCTAGCAGGAAGATACATCAAAGATAGTCACTCGGTTGATTGTAACGACGAAGGGGTTGAGTATTTGGAGGCCAAAGTAGAGGGCCAACTCAGTCAACTTCTAAGCAGGAGAGATGAGATGCTCTACCAACTGGTTCGTTTATCAGGCGGAGAATCGACAAGTCCCGTAACATCAATTCAGATCACCAGGTTTGATTGCGGAGGACTAGTAATTGGAGTTCGCATTCATCACATCGTTACTGATGGATTCAGTGCGGCTAGCTTTGTCAGCTCTTGGGCTACTGCAAGCAGAGAAGGCATaggtaaattaatttttccgACTTTCGGCTTGACTTCTTTCTTCCCGGAGAATGATTTACCTATGCTGAAGCCAAGGCCTCCCCCGAAAATCTCTGGAACAAATGAGGTCGTGACCAGGAGGTTTGTGTTTGATGGGGCCAAAATACCGTCCCTCAAGGCCAGAGCTCATGACCCCAGCTTCCAACGGGAGCCTTCACGGGTGGAGGTGGTGATAGCGCTGATATGGAGAGCTCTCATGGGTGTAAGCAAGGCAAAACATGGACGCTTGAGGACTTCTTTAGCTTCCCTTAGCATGAATTTGCGGCCAAAAATCGTCCCACCATTACCACCCTTGTGCTGTGGAAACCTCATTGCAAGGCTGAAGGCCAGATTCATGGCGGACGATAGCAACGGGGAGTTGCCTGATTTGAAGGATTTGGTGGGTTTACTAAGAGGTGTTACAAAATCCAATGCAGCAGTGCCTCGCGAGGATGTGTACTCGACGGTGATCAAATCCAGGAATGAGTTACATGAAGCTTTGGAGGAAGAAGAAGTAGATGTGTTTATGTTCACTAGCTGGGGTAGGCTGCCTTTCTACGAAGCAGATTTTGGTTGGGGGAAGCCAGTTTGGGTGAGTAAAATTCCTTTGCCTGCTGAACAAATTTTTCTGCTGGACGGTGAAGGTGGTGATGGAATTGACGCATGGGTGGGCTTGAACAAACAAGACATGCTTCAGCTCCAGCAAGATGGCGACATTTTGGCCTTCACTTCCTCTGTCTAG